GGTGGGGAGGACGCGTTCGAGGAGTCCTGTGCGGACGGGCAGTTTCGTAGCCGCGCCCAAACGGCGTGCGAGCCTTTCAGCCTGATTGAATTCACGTTCGCGCTGGCGCGTTGCGTGCAGTGGCACTGGCACGAGACAATCCCAACTCCCGCCTGCCAGTTCTGGGTCTGCCTGCCTTACGAGCAGTTCTCCCAGGAACGGTTCGAACCAAAGCGCCCGCTGATACTTATAACGCCGGATGCATTCGAGAACGGGACCGCCGGTCGTGACAGCGGAACGCGCAAAGCGAAAATGCAGTTTCAAGTCGCGACAATTTGCGCATTCGAAGTCCGTTGTGATGTCGCCGGGATATGGGAGGCCGCAGCGATCACAAAACGGTGGTCCGATGAAGCGCACCCCGGCGCGGCATCGATTGCATACGAACCCCGCGGCAGCACCTGCGCGTTCCTGTTCGCAAACCTGGCAAAGTTCGGGAAAAACCAGCGCCACCGCCGCATTGCAGATCCCTCGAAGCAATTCGCATTTCATCCCGTGCGAAGATTAGGAAGCGGAATGGGTGGTTGTGAATAAAATTGTTCCGGGCGACGAGACGGGCTGCTTTCGCTGCTTAGCAGCGGGCAGGTTTGAGGAGAAGGCCGGGGAGGGTGGGTGCACCCTCTCCCCCGCCCCTTTCCGCTCCTGCGTCGCAGGCGAGGGGAGAAAATCAGTCTGAAGACGAGCGCTCTGATAATTACCCTCGCAGCCGCATCGAACTCCCTCTCTTCCGCTCCGAGCGGAGGAGAGGGCCGGGGAGAGGAGGAGCGCTGGAACCTAGACAACGCCGCGATCGAGAATGAATCAGAGCACCCTCTCCCCCGGCCCCGCTCCCGCTTCTGCGTCGCGCAGGCGAGGGGAGAAAATCAGTCTGAAAACGAGCGCTCTGATACTTACCTTGCAGCCGCATTGAACTCCCTCTCTTCCGCTCCGAGCGGAGGAGAGGGCCGGGGAGAGGAGGTGCGCGGGAACCTAGACAACGCCATGATCGAGAATGAATCAGAGCACCCTCTCCCCCAACCCCTTATAGCTGTTCCGAAAGTTATTCAATATCGGCGAGGAAGCCTTATCAGCTTGCCGCAGCCGATGTGAACAACTTTCGCGCCGGAAATTTCCGAGTTGTGAACAAGATGGATTTTTTCTTCAACAGAAGCGCCACGCGCGGGCCGGGAAGACGAATCACCCCACCCATGTCGCTCGACGAATCGGGAGAGACTTTCGCTCCCAGCCCTG
This is a stretch of genomic DNA from Verrucomicrobiia bacterium. It encodes these proteins:
- a CDS encoding ComF family protein; translation: MKCELLRGICNAAVALVFPELCQVCEQERAGAAAGFVCNRCRAGVRFIGPPFCDRCGLPYPGDITTDFECANCRDLKLHFRFARSAVTTGGPVLECIRRYKYQRALWFEPFLGELLVRQADPELAGGSWDCLVPVPLHATRQREREFNQAERLARRLGAATKLPVRTGLLERVLPTFTQTKLTREQRAENVKGAFIIRKGVRLNRERIVLIDDVFTTGATTSACAGILRKAGAADVCVWTVARGL